The genome window CTACCTCCAGGCGACCGGCTTTCAAAGCCCCGGCTTCCCGGGCATGGGGACGTGGGTCAGCTACGGTCTCGGCAGCCTCAACGAGAACCTGCCGACGTTCGTCGTTCTCCCGGACCATCGCGGCTTCGCCTCCAACGGTCCCAAGAACTGGGACTCGGCCTTCCTCCCCGCGCAGCACGCCGGGACGACAATCTTCCCCGGCCGCGAGCCGCCGATCGCCGACCTCGTTCCGGGAAAGCGAGGCGGGTTCGTTTCAGCCGAGAGCGAAGCAGCCGCGCACGATGTCATGGCGGCGCTGAACCGGCGACACGCCGAGCAGCACCCGGGCGACGGACGACTCGAAGCCCGGATCCGCAGCTACGAGCTGGCGGCCCGCATGCAGCTGGCCGCCCCCGAGGCCCTCGACCTGGCCGGCGAGCCGCTCCACATCCTGCGGATGTACGGGCTCGACCACATCCCCACGGCGTTTCCGGCAGAGATCAACACCGAGGAAGAGACGATCGCCTTCGGCCGGAAGTGCCTCGTCGCCCGGAGGCTGCTGGAGCGGGGTGTCCGGTTCGTCCAGATCTGGAGCGGCAACGACAACGGCTTCCCCCGCCGCAACTGGGACTCGCACGAAGATGTCGCGCGGGACCACGGTCCGCTCGCCCGGGGAATGGCCCGCGGCGCGGCGGCCCTGATCCAGGACCTCCGGCAGCGGGGCCTCCTGGATGACACCCTGATCCTGTGGACGACCGAGTTCGGCCGGATGCCGTCAACGCAGGGGGGCAAGGGGCGGGACCACAACCCGTACTGCTTCACGAACTGGCTGTGCGGCGGCGGGATCAAAGGGGGCGTGACGGTCGGCGAGAGCGACCAGTGGGGCTACAAGCCGGCGGACCGTGAGCACCCGACCCTGGTCTACGACCTCCACGCCACGATCCTCCATCAGCTCGGCATCGACCACACCCAGCTGACCTTCCGCCACAACGGCATCGACCGCCGCCTGACGGACGTGCATGGGCATGTGATTCAGGACCTCATCGCGTAGGACGTCATCGGAAGTCTCGAACGCAGTTCGCGGGTACTCGGAAGAGCAAACATGACTTCTGTCCCCGTCAGAGATCCCTCCGCGTCGGTACCTCGCCAGGCGATCCCCGGCGACGAAGTTGGAGGGTCCCGGTCCATTCCGCTCAGTATCAGAACCGCCGTGGCCGGCGCGTTCTTCCACTTGAAGCGGTATGTCCTCGGGCTGCAGTTGCTGTTCATTCTGCTCGCCGTGGGATTGCTCTTCTGCTCCTTTCAGAATCCTCGCCCCATCCAACACTGGCTCCTTGTGATGGTGACGGTCCTGCTGATCGCGGCCAGCGAAGGAATGTTTCTTTCGCATTCTCCAGTCCGCACGCGCAGGAAATCTGGCGGTGCTGGACGCCCGGCCTCCGCGAGCCAATCTGATCATGCTGGGAATCGGGGGAGCCGCCTTTCTCTATGAGAGCGTTGAGAGGTTTCTCGCAGGGGCCCATCCTGGTGGCTCGCCGGCGCCGCCTGTTCACTCCTGTTGATGGTGACGTGCTTCCACGGCTGTCGATTCGTTTCCCTCGCCAACCGGGTGTTTCGACTTCTCGATGCGGAAGAGGACCGTCGGCAACAAACAGAAGAAAGCCAGGAGTCGGGGGCGGCGGAGGAGGATCCTCACAGCGCCGCCTCATCCGCAGTGACATGAATGACTCGCAAGCCCCGAGCAACGGAATGACTATCCGATCTTCCTCCCAGCCGGCCGAGTGGCGGACCTCTCTGAGCCGGTGGGCGGCCCGCATCGGCTACGGGCTCGCCAGCTGCCCCGTGATGTTCGTCTTGGGAGGCAGCTGGGCGCGTCTGTATCGGAACAGCGATCCCGGGATTCGAGATCTGATCCCAGTGTTCGTGTGGGTCGGAGTCGTGACGGCAGCCCTCTCACCCGACCTTCTGCGGGGATTCAATCGTCGAAACTGGTTCGTCGGAGAGTCGCCATTCGTCTTCTGGCTGGCGGTCGTCCTGCTCGTTCCGGGCTTCCTCGACACGCTCCTGATCGTGATGAACTCTGTCTGAACGGCTGACTGCGACGTGGGACGTTCAGCGACTCGGAGCGGGGGGCTCAGGTCCACGATGCGGCCCAGACCTGAAAGATCATCGCGAGGAGATTGCCGGCGGAGTGCAGCAGCAGCGGGACGGCGAGCGATCCGCTTCGGAGATACGCCCACGCCAGAAGGAATCCGCCAAGCAGGTTCTCCGGACTTGGATTCCCGTACACGACGTGCAGCGCCGCAAATGAGACCCCACTGACCGTGATGGCCAGCGCGGGGCTGTAGGCCGCCAGCGGGACGCAGAGGACGACACGGTAGAGCGTTTCTTCCAGCAAAGGGGAGAAGACGCACATGTGGAGGAATTGGACGTGGAGGCTCATCCAACGAGTCGGGACCGGAGGGAAAGGATGCCCGCTCCACTGCCAGAACGTCACGACCGCGGCCGAGACCGTTCCGACGAGCAGCCCCAGATAGACGCCAAGGCGAACCCACCGTCCCCAGCCCCCGGCGGGAGGCCGCAGTCCGATCGTCGCCAGATTCCCGCGACTCAGAGCGACAATCGCCAGCAGCCCGGACAGCGCAAGGGCCCACCGCCCGTCGCTGAACCAGATCGGCCTGGCGCGAACGACCTCCAGCTCTGCCGCCACGATCGCAACGGCGATTGCGACGCCGAGTCTCCGGTCACGCAGTCCCTCGCCAATCGTCGATGTCACAGTGGCCCCTGTTGATACGAAACTCGGTGCGAGCGTCTTCTCAGAAAACGTATCCGGAAGGTGTACAGGATTCATCTCGACGCTCGGCGCGGATCCCCCCTCCGTTGTTCGTTTTGCGCAGCGTCCTCCAGATCTCGAACGGGTGAGAAAACCGTAAGGTCGGATCGAACGCTCCGAGCGGAACCGTCCCGCCGCCGCGGAGCCCCGACCGGCCGAAAGCCGGCCCCGGGAGAAGCATCGCCGCCCCGCGGTCGCTATACTCTCGCCGCGCTCTGCGGCACCCGCCGCTTCGGCTTTCCCGGCCCTGACGTTTTTTTCCGCCCCCGTTCTCGTCACTCTCACAGGAATTGCGATGGCTCCCAGCACGGCATCCACCGCTCAGCAGTCGATCGAACAACTCGCCATCAACACCATCCGCACGCTCGCCATGGATGCCGTGCAGGCGGCGAATTCCGGCCATCCGGGATCGCCGATGGGGATGGCCCCCAACGCCTACGTCCTGTGGCAGCGGATCCTGCGGTACGACCCGGCTCACCCGGTGTGGCCGAACCGCGACCGGTTCGTCCTCTCGGCCGGCCATGCGTCGATGCTGATCTATTCCCTCCTGCACCTGACCGGCGTGAAGCGGGTCGAAGAGGAGATGACGGTCACCGGCGATCCGGCCGTCAGCATGGACGACATCAAGCGGTTCCGGCAGCTCCACAGCAAGACCCCCGGTCATCCGGAATACCGCTTCACCTCCGGCGTCGAGACGACGACCGGCCCGCTGGGCCAGGGGGTCGCCAACAGCGTCGGGATGGCGATCGCCGGCAAGTGGCTTGCCGCCCGCTACAACAAGCCGGGCTACGAGCTGTTCAACTTCAACGTCTACTCCTTCGCGGGGGACGGCTGCATGCAGGAGGGGATCTCCTCCGAAGCCGCCTCGATGGCCGGGCACCTGAAGCTCGCCAATCTGTGCTGGATGTACGACTCCAACCAGATCACGATCGAAGGGCACACCCACCTGTCGATGTCGGAAGACGTCGCCGCCCGCTTCAAGGCGTACGGCTGGCACGTTCTGCACGTCGAGGACGGCAACGATCTGGCGGCGATGGAAGCGGCCTACAAGACGTTCCTCAAGACCGACGACGCCCCGACGATGATCATCGTCAACAGCCACATCGGCTGGGGCTCGCCGAACAAGCAGGACACCCACAGCGCCCACGGCGAGCCGCTGGGTGACAAGGAAAT of Planctomyces sp. SH-PL14 contains these proteins:
- a CDS encoding DUF1501 domain-containing protein, giving the protein MNRRAMLSQVGGGFGGLALASMLFRDGLLQAAPSGSPTFPQDAPKAKRVVQMFMAGAASAVDLFDFKPELVKRDGQPSDFGEPVETFQNGLGPWLRPQWEFRPYGECGKLLSDAVADLGACVDEMAFVHNVVGKTGVHSQATYLQATGFQSPGFPGMGTWVSYGLGSLNENLPTFVVLPDHRGFASNGPKNWDSAFLPAQHAGTTIFPGREPPIADLVPGKRGGFVSAESEAAAHDVMAALNRRHAEQHPGDGRLEARIRSYELAARMQLAAPEALDLAGEPLHILRMYGLDHIPTAFPAEINTEEETIAFGRKCLVARRLLERGVRFVQIWSGNDNGFPRRNWDSHEDVARDHGPLARGMARGAAALIQDLRQRGLLDDTLILWTTEFGRMPSTQGGKGRDHNPYCFTNWLCGGGIKGGVTVGESDQWGYKPADREHPTLVYDLHATILHQLGIDHTQLTFRHNGIDRRLTDVHGHVIQDLIA
- a CDS encoding CPBP family intramembrane glutamic endopeptidase, whose protein sequence is MTSTIGEGLRDRRLGVAIAVAIVAAELEVVRARPIWFSDGRWALALSGLLAIVALSRGNLATIGLRPPAGGWGRWVRLGVYLGLLVGTVSAAVVTFWQWSGHPFPPVPTRWMSLHVQFLHMCVFSPLLEETLYRVVLCVPLAAYSPALAITVSGVSFAALHVVYGNPSPENLLGGFLLAWAYLRSGSLAVPLLLHSAGNLLAMIFQVWAASWT